A stretch of Vannielia litorea DNA encodes these proteins:
- a CDS encoding LPS-assembly protein LptD has protein sequence MMRPFLASLLAGLGLLAILALPVRAQQEDAVLLADRVEINGNDQLIATGNVEVLQGTTRLTASRILYDQSNNMLVIDGPIAMTDGADTVILASDAALSTDLRNGILRSARMVLNQQLQLAAAEINRVNGRYTQLYKTVASTCQVCAKRPVPLWQIRARRIVHDEQERQLYFDNARFEVAGVPIMYLPRLRLPDPTLKRATGFLSPTFRSTDALGFGVKIPYFITLGRSADLTLTPYLSTDVTRTLEYRFRRAFRAGQLEIEGAISEDDIREGELRSYAFIEGQFDIGRGYELTFDIETVSDSGYLLDYGYSDKDRLDSAVEIGRTRRDENFRANVTAYRSLRDSESNETQPTIRADLHWERRFTPGWLGGSAGYTFDLHHHYRRSDLDVDSADDDLITDGRDVTRASARLDWRRDWLLGNGMMIGTLGAINLDWTSVTDDAAYSESVFEVTPQAAVELRWPFIRRSAFATHILEPIVQLAWTPESDTDLPNDESTLLEFDEGNLFSLDRFPGGDVNERGLRANLGLRWTRFDADGWMLGVTLGRIIRADDLGQFAGYSGLEGEKSDWLAAVQLQFPNRLTLTNRALFDDDFSFAMNELRASWSSETLSLAGSYIWMEANTLEDRPLDVNEITLDSAWQVDDNWLLSLDWRYDVEQNRAAEATFGVEWRNECVAVDLSVSRRFTSSAAVEPTTDLALQVSLSGFGAGRASQRHLARGCRG, from the coding sequence ATGATGCGGCCCTTCCTCGCCTCTCTCCTCGCAGGCCTCGGCCTTCTCGCCATCCTGGCGCTGCCGGTCCGGGCGCAGCAGGAGGATGCCGTGCTGCTCGCCGACCGGGTCGAGATCAACGGCAACGACCAGCTCATCGCCACCGGCAACGTCGAGGTGCTCCAGGGCACCACCCGGCTGACCGCCAGCCGCATCCTCTACGACCAGTCCAACAACATGCTGGTGATCGACGGCCCCATCGCCATGACCGACGGCGCCGACACGGTGATCCTCGCCTCCGACGCAGCGCTCTCGACCGACCTGCGCAACGGCATCCTGCGCTCCGCCCGCATGGTGCTGAACCAGCAACTCCAGCTCGCCGCCGCCGAGATCAACCGGGTCAACGGCCGCTACACCCAGCTCTACAAGACCGTCGCCTCCACCTGCCAGGTCTGCGCCAAGCGCCCGGTGCCGCTCTGGCAGATCCGCGCCCGGCGGATCGTCCACGACGAGCAGGAGCGCCAGCTCTATTTCGACAATGCCCGCTTCGAGGTCGCCGGCGTGCCGATCATGTATCTGCCCCGCCTGCGCCTCCCCGACCCCACGCTGAAGCGGGCCACCGGCTTTCTGTCTCCCACCTTCCGCTCCACCGATGCGCTCGGCTTCGGGGTCAAGATCCCCTATTTCATCACGCTGGGCCGCAGCGCCGACCTGACCCTCACGCCCTACCTGTCGACCGACGTCACCCGCACCCTCGAGTACCGCTTCCGCCGCGCCTTCCGCGCCGGCCAGCTGGAAATCGAGGGCGCCATCTCCGAGGATGACATCCGGGAAGGCGAGCTGCGGTCCTATGCCTTCATCGAAGGCCAGTTCGACATCGGTCGCGGCTACGAGCTGACCTTCGACATCGAGACCGTCTCCGACTCGGGCTACCTGCTCGATTACGGCTATTCCGACAAGGACCGGCTCGACAGCGCGGTGGAGATCGGCCGTACCCGGCGCGACGAGAACTTCCGCGCCAATGTCACCGCCTACCGCTCCCTGCGCGACAGCGAAAGCAACGAGACCCAGCCCACGATCCGCGCCGACCTGCACTGGGAGCGGCGCTTCACCCCGGGCTGGCTGGGCGGCTCGGCGGGCTACACCTTCGACCTGCACCACCACTACCGCCGCTCCGACCTCGACGTGGACAGCGCCGACGACGACCTCATCACCGATGGCCGCGATGTCACCCGCGCCTCGGCCCGGCTCGACTGGCGGCGCGACTGGCTGCTGGGCAACGGCATGATGATCGGCACCCTGGGCGCGATCAATCTCGACTGGACCAGCGTCACCGACGACGCCGCCTATTCGGAGTCCGTCTTCGAGGTCACGCCCCAGGCCGCGGTCGAGCTGCGCTGGCCCTTCATCCGCCGCTCCGCCTTTGCCACCCACATCCTCGAACCCATCGTGCAGCTCGCCTGGACCCCCGAGAGCGACACCGACCTGCCCAATGACGAAAGCACCCTGCTGGAGTTCGACGAGGGCAACCTCTTCTCGCTCGACCGCTTCCCCGGCGGCGATGTCAACGAGCGCGGCCTGCGCGCCAACCTCGGCCTCCGCTGGACCCGCTTCGATGCCGACGGCTGGATGCTGGGCGTCACCCTCGGACGGATCATCCGCGCCGACGACCTCGGCCAGTTCGCCGGATACTCCGGCCTCGAGGGCGAAAAATCCGACTGGCTCGCCGCCGTCCAGCTCCAGTTCCCCAACCGGCTGACGCTCACCAACCGCGCCCTCTTCGACGACGATTTCTCCTTCGCCATGAACGAGCTGCGCGCCTCCTGGTCCTCCGAGACCCTCTCGCTCGCCGGCTCCTACATCTGGATGGAGGCCAACACGCTCGAAGACCGCCCCCTCGACGTGAACGAGATCACCCTCGACAGCGCGTGGCAGGTCGATGACAACTGGCTCCTCTCGCTCGACTGGCGCTACGACGTCGAGCAGAACCGCGCGGCAGAGGCCACCTTCGGGGTCGAATGGCGCAACGAGTGCGTCGCGGTCGATCTCTCGGTCTCGCGCCGGTTCACCTCCTCCGCCGCCGTCGAGCCGACCACCGATCTTGCGCTCCAGGTCTCGCTTTCGGGCTTCGGCGCGGGCCGCGCCTCCCAGCGCCACCTCGCGCGCGGATGCCGCGGCTGA